One region of Camelina sativa cultivar DH55 chromosome 6, Cs, whole genome shotgun sequence genomic DNA includes:
- the LOC104791494 gene encoding syntaxin-122, which produces MNNLLSRSFNRSIVDDLSQPHSHSIEMTKAKNSDGSCHSGINLDKFYHDVEEVNKDLKELDMAVLVVHQGEQLDDIEGNVKRGADRLVKGRFYQKNTWNWTCFAVLLLIIMVVCWGVLLLVFAFKRYEISNDGGDGGSPPQASVAQDHPYLVVAVVVLIVVFFVKHFVMVYVAIQEKWDVQGXTIMRMYFTVTGENPDEHTVDRLISTGESETFLQKAIQEQGRGRILDTINEIQERHDAVKDIEKSLNELHQVFLDMAVLVVHQGEQLDDIEGNVKRANSLVRSGADRLVKARFYQKNTRKWTCFAILLLISIVVLVVVFTVRPWESNGGGGGGSPRQATPVQALPPPPPSVNRRLLR; this is translated from the exons ATGAACAATCTTCTCTCCCGCTCGTTTAACCGCTCCATCGTGGACGATTTGTCTCAGCCGCACTCACACAGCATTGAGATGACAAAGGCGAAAAACTCCGACGGAAGCTGTCACAGTGGGATTAATCTCGACAAGTTTTACCACGACGTAGAGGAAGTGAACAAGGACCTTAAAGAGCTAGATATGGCTGTGTTGGTTGTTCACCAGGGTGAACAGCTTGATGATATTGAAGGCAATGTCAAACGAGGTGCTGACCGTCTTGTCAAGGGGCGGTTTTATCAGAAGAACACGTGGAACTGGACTTGCTTTGCAGTTTTGCTTTTGATTATAATGGTGGTGTGTTGGGGGGTTCTACTATTGGTGTTCGCTTTTAAGCGTTACGAGATCAGTAATGATGGTGGAGATGGAGGTTCGCCCCCTCAAGCTTCTGTGGCTCAAGATCATCCTTATTTAGTGGTGGCGGTTGTGGTTCTAATTGTGGTGTTTTTCGTTAAGCATTTTGTAATGGTATATGTTGCAATACAAGAAAA ATGGGATGTTCAAGGGANGACTATTATGAGAATGTACTTCACCGTCACCGGAGAAAATCCCGACGAACATACCGTCGATCGCCTCATCTCCACAG GTGAGAGTGAAACGTTTTTGCAAAAAGCGATACAAGAACAAGGTCGTGGTAGGATTTTGGACACTATCAACGAGATACAAGAGAGGCACGACGCGGTGAAAGACATTGAGAAGAGCTTGAACGAGTTGCACCAGGTGTTTCTCGATATGGCTGTGTTGGTTGTTCACCAGGGTGAACAGCTCGATGATATTGAAGGAAATGTCAAACGAGCTAACTCGCTTGTTCGGTCCGGTGCTGACCGGCTTGTCAAGGCACGGTTTTATCAGAAGAATACGCGCAAGTGGACTTGCTTTGCCATTTTGCTTTTGATTAGTATTGTGGTTCTAGTTGTGGTGTTTACTGTTAGGCCTTGGGAGAGTaatggtggtggaggtggaggttCGCCTCGTCAAGCTACTCCGGTTCAAGCTCTGCCACCGCCACCTCCGTCTGTGAACCGGCGGTTGCTTCGCTAA
- the LOC104791493 gene encoding syntaxin-122-like — protein sequence MNDLLSRSFKSSVADGSSPPHSHSIEMPKTKNPGGTGHGGSGTNLAKFYHDVEEVNEDLKELDRLCHNLRSGHEQSKTLHNAMAVKKLKEKMDADVSAALKTATRVKGNLEALDRANEVNRGLPECGPGSSSDRQRTSVVNGLRKKLKDAMDKFNRMRETISTEYRETIMRMYFTVTGENPDEHTVDRLISTGESETFLQKAIQEQGRGRILDTINEIQERHDAVKDIEKSLNELHQVFLDMAVLVVHQGEQLDDIEGNVKRANSLVRSGADRLVKARFYQKNTRKWTCFAILLLISIVVLVVVFTVRPWESNGGGGGGSPRQATPVQALPPPPPSVNRRLLR from the exons ATGAACGATCTTCTCTCCCGCTCGTTCAAAAGTTCCGTCGCCGACGGTTCATCGCCGCCGCACTCACACAGCATCGAGATGCCAAAGACGAAAAACCCCGGCGGAACCGGTCATGGTGGGAGTGGGACCAATCTGGCCAAATTCTACCACGACGTAGAGGAAGTGAACGAGGACCTTAAAGAGCTCGATCGTCTCTGTCATAACCTCCGATCGGGCCACGAGCAGAGCAAGACGCTTCATAACGCTATGGCCGTGAAGAAGTTAAAGGAGAAGATGGACGCTGACGTGTCTGCTGCGCTTAAGACTGCGACGCGCGTGAAAGGGAACCTCGAGGCTTTGGATCGGGCTAATGAAGTGAACCGGGGTTTACCGGAGTGTGGACCGGGTTCGTCGTCTGACCGGCAAAGGACTTCGGTGGTTAACGGGTTGAGGAAGAAGCTTAAAGATGCTATGGATAAGTTTAATCGAATGAGAGAGACAATCTCGACTGAGTACAGAGAGACTATTATGAGAATGTACTTCACCGTCACCGGAGAAAATCCCGACGAACATACCGTCGATCGCCTCATCTCCACAG GTGAGAGTGAAACGTTTTTGCAAAAAGCGATACAAGAACAAGGTCGTGGTAGGATTTTGGACACTATCAACGAGATACAAGAGAGGCACGACGCGGTGAAAGACATTGAGAAGAGCTTGAACGAGTTGCACCAGGTGTTTCTCGATATGGCTGTGTTGGTTGTTCACCAGGGTGAACAGCTCGATGATATTGAAGGAAATGTCAAACGAGCTAACTCGCTTGTTCGGTCCGGTGCTGACCGGCTTGTCAAGGCACGGTTTTATCAGAAGAATACGCGCAAGTGGACTTGCTTTGCCATTTTGCTTTTGATTAGTATTGTGGTTCTAGTTGTGGTGTTTACTGTTAGGCCTTGGGAGAGTaatggtggtggaggtggaggttCGCCTCGTCAAGCTACTCCGGTTCAAGCTCTGCCACCGCCACCTCCGTCTGTGAACCGGCGGTTGCTTCGCTAA
- the LOC104791498 gene encoding lipase-like PAD4, producing the protein MDECRFETSELQASFMMSTPLFTDSWSFCNAANCEGNIKIQDVDRITYVALPAVPVTQLGDLVGLKVAGDGLFSGLASDEEPLPMVDAAMLNLFCQLKIKEGLESALVGKKLVVITGHSTGGALAALTALWLLSQPSQPSFRLLCITFGSPLLGNQSLSTSISRSRLAHNFSHVVSIHDRVPRSSNEQFLPFGTYLFCSDHGGVCLDNADSVRRMFLMLNAAGTLNAEKQQRYGHYVSTLSHMFLQSRSFLGGNIPNNSYEAGVALAVEALGFSNDEQRGVLVKEFIERATRIGRAPILRSAELANELASVLPARLEIQWYKDRCDASEEQLGYYDFFKRYSLKRDFKVNMSRKRLAMFWDRVLEMVETNELPFDFHLGKKWIYASQFYQLLAEPLDIANFYKNRDVRSGGHYLDEGNRPKRYVVIDKWWKRAGEPEKCVRSRYTSTTQDTCFWAKLEEAKEWLDEVRRESSEAQRQYLLREKIVPFENYADKLKRNKEVSVDVLAKNSSYIMWVENLREFRSKMGYGNGIEMVVDEGDAMET; encoded by the exons ATGGACGAATGTCGATTCGAGACGAGTGAGTTACAAGCATCTTTCATGATGTCAACTCCGTTATTTACCGATTCTTGGAGCTTTTGCAACGCCGCGAATTGCGAGGGGAATATAAAGATTCAGGACGTAGACAGAATCACGTACGTTGCTCTGCCGGCGGTGCCGGTGACTCAGTTGGGTGATCTTGTGGGTTTGAAGGTCGCCGGAGATGGGCTTTTCTCTGGCTTAGCCTCTGATGAGGAGCCTCTGCCTATGGTTGACGCGGCCATGCTCAACCTCTTCTGTCAATTaaag ATCAAAGAAGGATTAGAGTCGGCATTGGTAGGAAAAAAGCTGGTGGTGATAACCGGCCATTCAACCGGCGGTGCATTAGCCGCTCTCACCGCACTTTGGCTTCTCTCACAACCTTCTCAGCCGTCATTCCGCCTCCTCTGTATCACCTTTGGCTCTCCTCTGCTTGGAAACCAATCTCTCTCTACCTCAATCTCACGATCACGTTTAGCTCACAACTTCTCTCACGTGGTCTCCATCCACGACCGCGTTCCTAGGAGCAGCAATGAACAATTCTTGCCCTTTGGAACGTATCTCTTCTGTTCTGACCATGGAGGTGTCTGTCTAGACAATGCTGATTCTGTTCGTCGGATGTTTCTAATGCTTAACGCCGCGGGAACTCTAAACGCCGAGAAGCAACAGAGGTATGGACACTATGTGTCCACTCTCTCTCACATGTTTCTTCAATCTAGAAGCTTTCTTGGTGGGAATATACCCAACAATAGCTATGAAGCTGGAGTTGCGTTAGCCGTTGAAGCTCTAGGATTCTCTAATGATGAACAAAGAGGTGTATTAGTCAAGGAGTTTATAGAAAGAGCTACAAGAATTGGTCGAGCTCCGATTCTGAGGTCGGCTGAGTTAGCTAATGAGCTTGCTAGTGTCTTGCCAGCAAGACTCGAGATTCAATGGTACAAAGACCGGTGCGACGCATCAGAGGAGCAGCTTGGTTACTACGATTTCTTTAAACGTTATTCGTTGAAAAGAGACTTTAAGGTGAACATGAGTCGCAAAAGACTAGCTATGTTTTGGGACAGAGTGCTTGAAATGGTGGAGACGAACGAGTTACCTTTTGATTTTCATCTAGGGAAGAAGTGGATTTACGCATCTCAATTTTATCAACTCTTAGCTGAGCCACTCGACATCGCAAATTTCTACAAAAACAGAGATGTAAGGAGCGGTGGACATTACTTGGATGAAGGGAATAGACCCAAAAGGTATGTGGTGATTGATAAATGGTGGAAAAGAGCTGGAGAGCCTGAGAAGTGTGTGAGAAGCAGATACACTAGCACTACGCAAGATACTTGCTTTTGGGCTAAGCTTGAGGAAGCAAAAGAGTGGTTGGATGAGGTGAGAAGAGAGAGTAGTGAGGCTCAGAGGCAATATTTGCTACGGGAAAAGATTGTTCCATTTGAGAATTATGCCGACAAACTGAAGAGAAATAAGGAGGTTTCTGTGGATGTTTTGGCGAAGAACTCGAGTTACATTATGTGGGTGGAAAATCTAAGAGAGTTCAGGTCGAAAATGGGTTATGGAAATGGAATTGAGATGGTTGTTGATGAAGGTGACGCAATGGAGACTTAG
- the LOC104791499 gene encoding dof zinc finger protein DOF3.5-like yields MHAYITHSPCERGRVEERDMERTEVMTSSFIWRPNANANAEITPSCPRCGSSNTKFCYYNNYSLTQPRYFCKGCRRYWTKGGSLRNVPVGGGCRKSRRPKSSSGNNTKTGLTSNSGSSGGGSPSIDLALVYANFLNPKPDESILQENCDLATVVTTDFLVDNPTGTSMAPSWSMDINDGHNHHHYNNQVEHIVEECGYNGLPPFPGEELLSLDTNGVWSDALLIGHNQVDVGVTPAQAVHEPVVNFSNESNDSTNLLFGSWSPFDFSADG; encoded by the coding sequence atGCATGCGTATATAACACATTCTCCTTGTGAGAGAGGGAGAGTGGAAGAGAGAGATATGGAGAGAACAGAGGTCATGACGTCATCGTTCATATGGCGgccaaacgcaaacgcaaacgctgAGATAACTCCCAGCTGTCCAAGATGTGGATCATCCAACACAAAGTTCTGTTACTACAACAACTATAGCCTCACTCAGCCTCGCTACTTCTGCAAAGGTTGCCGAAGATATTGGACTAAAGGTGGCTCCCTCCGCAATGTTCCTGTAGGGGGTGGCTGTCGCAAATCCCGCCGCCCCAAATCCTCCTCTGGTAACAACACTAAAACCGGCCTAACCTCCAACTCTGGCAGCTCGGGTGGCGGTTCACCAAGCATCGATCTTGCTCTTGTTTACGCCAATTTCTTGAATCCAAAGCCTGACGAATCTATACTACAAGAAAACTGCGATTTAGCCACAGTAGTCACTACGGATTTTCTTGTCGATAATCCCACCGGAACTTCGATGGCCCCTTCATGGAGTATGGACATCAATGATggtcataatcatcatcattataatAATCAGGTTGAACACATTGTCGAGGAATGTGGTTATAATGGTTTGCCTCCGTTTCCTGGTGAAGAGCTTCTCTCTTTAGACACTAATGGTGTTTGGTCTGATGCTTTGTTGATTGGCCATAACCAAGTAGACGTTGGTGTGACTCCGGCTCAGGCTGTGCACGAACCGGTGGTTAATTTCTCTAATGAATCCAATGATTCCACCAACCTATTGTTCGGAAGTTGGAGCCCTTTTGATTTCTCAGCCGATGGATGA